From the genome of Diabrotica virgifera virgifera chromosome 8, PGI_DIABVI_V3a:
GGCGATTTAACGTCATCTGTCAGTCTGTCACTATTATGTCACCTGTTATAACTAGTTTggaagcctacgtccgtttatttcctccctccagaTTCCACGATTATAAGAATAACctttcaaaagatacgagggggggcggacttttgactagcattgtatattattttagtattatttaattTGAGCTTGTACTTTAACTTATTTCGTGTAGGTACTTTAAGTGACGAGAGCACCCTCCATATCAGATGAACTGTAATAATTAAACCAAGTAATGATATTCTTTTGTATATTAACCTCAATGTTTCAGAAAACCTACAAGCAGTTGTGCCGGAAAAGCCGCAAGGTGCCGGGAGGTAGGTGTTATTCCTCATTATCAGCTCCACATCAGTCAAACAGCGATTCTTACAGTGGCGGCGGTTGGGGCGGAACTGGCAGCGGTTCGCTGCGTTACCTCGAGgactcagtggcggctcgtctACATGACCATCGACGGCCGCTGGTTGTTTCCTTCAGAAGGCAGAAGAGGGCGCCGATGCAGGATGTCATCGAGGTAGACGCTGACCTGGCGGCGTCTAGATCGTCGAGAGGGTTGTCGGAGATTTGTATGGCGCGGTCGAGCGGATCGCCTAACGTTATTAGAAGAAGTGACATGAAAGGTATGTACTCTAGCTTCTTTTATGCTCTGTATTGTACAAAGTGGACCAAAATGccgaaaaaaacataaatatatattaaatagATGGTCCAAATTATACAAAAGCTGTGACACGCCTATTTTTCAATATGAAGATTTCAAATTGTATgcttgcaatgttgccagatttaccaTTTTTCTGATATTATTAGTCATTTTGGTTTTTGAAATACAACACTATAatatattgtattattattgtattatttcataaaatttagCATAGCTTGACGGTTATTAAAAAGTTTTGTAAAATGAATTGTATTAATAGGGCAgggtaataaaacaaaaatataccctgttcgttgttcgtgacacttcagcagccagggtactgaagcattttttcgacaggtaatgcCTATAgaaacaaattgtaactatttcctgcgtaggatctggaggccatttttatttataaacaattaactgtcaaaaaatggcatttccccctttttttttcaaatcaaccaaaaacagtgaaacttatgatttttttagtacaaatatctttgagattatggaaaaatcattaaaataacgtattacaaagtttgatattgttaatataattgcgaaaaaaggttggaattgcaaaaaaattattgtcGCAATAACTGTattaaaaattagtgtacagctttgaaatgtttgtcaaatgagggttctttggtgcttaatatgtgataacaATTTCAGAgggattcattcaattgtttaaattttattcaaattgtttatcccagagcatttttttttgcaataacataaatcAGAAAAAGATGACGtaagaaccattccacaggtgtcaaatgaaagagcatgaactacattttcaacatggtttaaaaaagtgaataaaaattgcatttattagtaataaataattatgtgaatttttttttaatataaattaaattaaatttaaattaaacataattttttctttataaactttttgaataactttttccaaaaaaattaacttttttaccctgttttaagtgtacAACTATCAAGtagttatttatatcataattgataaaaaattgtaataaatatatataatttcttatataaaaaaataaaaagtttataaggaaagttttacgatacttttgcataattatttattactaattaatgcatttttattcactttttttaaaccaagttgacaATATATCTCATggtctttcatttgacacctgtggaatggttctaacgtcattttttctcactcatgttattgcaaaaaaatgctctctgggataaacaatttgaataaaatttaaacaattgaatgaatcgctttgaaatttttatcacatattaagcaccaagaacccttatttgacaaaaatttcaaagttgtacactaatttttacaacagttattgcgaattttttttttgcaattccgaccttttttcgcaattatattaacaataaatgagtatatcaaactttgttaTACGTCTGTTataagctttttccataatctcgaagatatttgtagtaaaaaaaccataagtttccctgttttccattgatttaaaaaaaaagtgaaaaatgccattttttgacacttaattgtttataaataaaaacggccgccagatcctacgcaggaaatagttacaatttgctcttataggtattacctgtcgaaaaaatgcttcagtaccctggctgttcaagtgtcatggaaaaaaccttgcCGGCGCTGCCTGAACTATATGTGGTAGATAACAAAAATAGCAGtgatagtccagtcgggttagacgaataacaggcctaaccttgcatgctgagctgctccaaattttatttttctattctttagGTAGGGTAGTAcctagtgtaaatttaaaatctcgactgaattccgccgttgcgttagccgtcattttgattttaaacgggaaccgttttttctcaatatctccgccattttcaacttctcaACAAAAAGTATGAGAACTAAAATTgtagaaaatgtgattttctataatgtACGTCATTGCAATTTTTATCGTGCGTTCAATATTTTCagagttatgggggaaaataatgacagttattaTTTTCTCCcataattctgaaaatatcgaccacacgaaaaaaattataatgaaagaaattatagaaaatcacttTCAGTTTTTGTGctttttgtcgagaagttgaaaatggtggagatattgagcaaaatcGGTTCgcgtttaaaatcaaaatgacggctaacgcaacggcggaattcagtctaGATtgtaaatttacactactattaacCCTCtctaaatattagaaaaataaaatttgggacagctcggcatgcaaggttaggcctgttattcgccTACATCgggaaaaattaataaaatacggtatacttacagatcaactccgttataattgaaataacatgaactacacatctaaattattaaaaacacgcaaacagaaacctaagcaaacggaagcaaacaatacaagactgtaccacacgcaatacagtcacaatcggaacgatgttatgaacagtgaaaactaagaccattgtttaacaaagaagtttttaaatagtcttttagtcttttttaaacaattctaagacagtttgaaataaataaaggaataacaggtgcctgttgtttccgataaatccgagacaatgaccgtcgctctgccgccaccgtcgtgtgccatgagtcatttttactatcgtatacatagttaaaattacacaaatacacattatctctaaattatattacatactatccgttgcaagataattcggatggaattccccagattaagagactgggccgatatcaagcacaaaataatctggggaattccatccgaattatcttgcaacggatagtacatttttattgttgaaatgtttgtctgatgaaaatcggtccgggttagccggacttccgggttatcgggggccgacttatcgggattCCACTgtagtaaatggtgaaaatattCCTGGGATCCCTGACTATAcctaatacataaatataaatttCCATAAAGTaaccatcttttttatttttttaggtttttcctACTCACCCTCCGCGAAGCTCAAGAACTCCTTTTCCTTCTCGAGCCCATTAATTATGGAACGGCTAATAATAGAGAGATCCAGATCATTCGCCAAAGATAAGCAAACACCTGGAAACGACTTGGATGGCGTTCTCGGGAGTGAGTTACGGTATCGGAGCGAAACGAACAATCACCCTGAAGTAAATCAATTTGGATTCGACGATAGATACAGAAGGGAGGTTCCGAAAAGGAGTAATTGTAGTTTTGTTGAAGTTCACACTTTAAGGCCTACGCATATTTGCCCACTCAGTTCGAAAAATAAAGCTTTGGAGGTACAGTAGAAGGGATAATGGGATACAATTGATGGATTATGGTTTTGAAACAGaccgatcaaagaacaatttgacccaaaaaaaaataaaggaaggatgaaaatttgggaacagGTACCTAGTTGAAAATTGTCTGTTATTACATAAGAAAAAGTTCACAATTATACATCCCCTCCATTTATCAAAAATTGGGAAATGCCGCTTTATCTGgggtaaaaaatatacattcaaaataagtccggaattggatgaCTATGTatttctaagcaacttttgttctataaagttttttcactaagtcaatacttttcgggttatttgcgagtgaatatcttcatctttaaaaaaaaacatgtttttggacggtttttcgcaaattcataactcagaaagtattttatcgaaaaaagtattcttagaaaaaatgtagcttataaaatagtaaaaaaatggtgtatgtatgaagtctgtagacccagtagaagcagagttgtagctaataaaagtaggttcttatccgtcaaattccaaatcgaatatttcaacgtgaaataaccaagagcg
Proteins encoded in this window:
- the LOC114324561 gene encoding uncharacterized protein LOC114324561, which encodes MIRAFQILTYVSGIFYYLSTTVNPLLYHIMSNKFREAFKKTYKQLCRKSRKVPGGRCYSSLSAPHQSNSDSYSGGGWGGTGSGSLRYLEDSVAARLHDHRRPLVVSFRRQKRAPMQDVIEVDADLAASRSSRGLSEICMARSSGSPNVIRRSDMKGFSYSPSAKLKNSFSFSSPLIMERLIIERSRSFAKDKQTPGNDLDGVLGSELRYRSETNNHPEVNQFGFDDRYRREVPKRSNCSFVEVHTLRPTHICPLSSKNKALEVQ